The Watersipora subatra chromosome 1, tzWatSuba1.1, whole genome shotgun sequence genome has a window encoding:
- the LOC137394958 gene encoding protein PHTF2-like has translation MATFKSTLEWYQTKIGDHDKQVWEQTVEGKILRNIESLPKRDFNHTEQNRELLDIDLIKGSTFTKAPPSHTSYIRTWKGLVRVMFLPIFYSWWIKHTTRKFFLIALVLYVAQISVTAVYFCWSIPASPTASLFEVSNPLLLMLVLSVMHTQIVYTQTSNKTLHYTNTSSANISTSDKTKHTPAGKRVKKCSSKLLKKRKPKGISNSESLSSNIGAHAILTTDSSEAGEETLDIQSGLIGLDDDDDGSVCSMKGADDHIWEGEAVPDVAADAAGFHAPLRHQVSRRPVDNREGIYTETGGIVTSDLDSDLDLENSSPRNWVRNSEVAESSSDTCSDYGTDEQREDAEEPFSLNNRKPHSLAYVPSCHDRITCIVWEKGQCKKVDLSFVELGGQIEQQVANIDYDSTELFICSVTFSFLISFFPFLFRFYYSAKLRSMLVALLLESSVPDSSMLIDSFTILAGSSWQEFVIIMNGVTQRFVLSGIFCFFVSVAERSYWQRLQFAKFFTYLTSARRSRKHGVPHFRLNKVKNIKIWLSLRAYLKKRGPQRSVEVIVGSVFGLFVVFLATMCVQLLADVEKFIKLYANWELTLCCLFLMCYLLRFYSLGTKITKKYRNLSTIITEQINLFLHMEQKPHKKEELLVANSVLKLAESLMKEIESPYKMSANIINPVVFNVARVAMLSAFSAVISELLGFKLKLHKVKM, from the exons ATGGCGACATTTAAAAGCACACTCGAGTGGTATCAAACAAAAATCGGAGATCACGACAAGCAGGTTTGGGAGCAAACTGTAGAAGGAAAAATATTAAGGAACATTGAAAGTCTGCCTAAAAGGGACTTTAATCATACGGAGCAAAACAGAGAACTCTTAGATATTGATCTCATAAAAGGATCAACATTCACCAAGGCACCTCCATCGCACACATCTTACATCAGGACATGGAAAGGACTTGTTAGAGTCATGTttttaccaatattttatagCTGGTGGATCAAGCATACGACTCGTAAATTCTTTTTAATAGCGCTGGTTCTCTATGTGGCTCAAATCTCTGTAACAGcagtttatttttgttggtCAATCCCTGCATCACCGACAGCTTCTTTGTTTGAAGTGAGCAATCCACTCTTGCTCATGCTTGTCTTAAGTGTTATGCACACTCAGATAGTTTACACACAGACATCTAATAAAACACTTCATTACACAAATACTTCCTCAGCCAACATTTCAACATCTGATAAAACTAAACATACTCCAGCAGGGAAGCGAGTCAAAAAGTGTTCTTCTAAGCTACTAAAAAAGCGGAAACCAAAAGGAATTTCTAACTCTGAAAGC CTCTCCTCAAATATTGGAGCCCATGCCATCCTCACTACCGACTCATCTGAGGCAGGCGAAGAAACTCTAGATATCCAAAGTGGGCTTATCGGACTTGATGATGACGACGATGG GTCGGTATGTTCGATGAAGGGTGCAGATGATCACATTTGGGAGGGGGAAGCTGTACCTGATGTGGCAGCAGATGCAGCTGGTTTCCATGCTCCCCTGAGGCATCAAG TTTCTCGACGGCCTGTTGATAACAGAGAGGGTATTTATACTGAAACAGGAGGCATCGTTACATCGGATTTGGACTCGGATCTTGATTTGGAGAACAGCAG tcCTCGGAACTG GGTACGAAACTCGGAGGTAGCTGAGAGCAGCAGTGACACCTGCTCGGATTACGGGACAGATGAACAGCGTGAGGACGCTGAGGAGCCCTTCTCGCTCAACAACAGAAAGCCTCATTCTCTCGCCTATGTACCGTCTTGTCATGACAG GATCACATGCATTGTATGGGAGAAGGGGCAGTGCAAAAAGGTTGACCTCTCTTTTGTGGAGCTTGGAGGGCAGATAGAACAGCAGGTGGCCAATATAGACTATGACTCCACAGAGCTTTTCATTTGCTCGGTCACTTTCTCCTTCCTCATCTCTTTCTTTCCCTTTCTCTTCCGCTTCTATTACTCAGCAAAGTTAAGGAGCATGCTGGTTGCCTTGTTACTGGAAAGCAGTGTGCCTGACTCTAGCATGCTGATAGACTCTTTTACCATCCTTGCTGGTTCCTCCTGGCAG GAGTTCGTCATCATCATGAATGGTGTGACTCAGAGATTTGTATTGTCCGGCATCTTCTGCTTCTTCGTCAGTGTCGCTGAGAGATCATATTGGCAGCGTCTTCAGTTTGCTAAGTTTTTTACCTATCTTACATCGGCAAGAAGGTCGCGGAAGCACGGTGTCCCCCACTTCAGGCTAAACAAG GTCAAGAACATTAAAATCTGGCTGTCTCTTCGAGCATATCTGAAGAAGAGAGGGCCACAGCGATCGGTCGAAGTAATTGTTGGCTCCGTCTTTGGACTGTTTGTGGTTTTCCTTGCAACAATGTGTGTTCAG CTTCTGGCAGATGTAGAAAAGTTTATAAAGCTATATGCAAACTGGGAGCTGACTTTGTGCTGCCTCTTCCTCATGTGCTACCTCCTCAGATTCTACTCGCTTGGCACCAAAATCACCAAGAAGTATAGGAATCTCTCTACCATAATCACGGAGCAAATTAATCTCTTTCTACACATGGAACAAAAACCTCACAAAAAGGAAGAGCTGCTAGTCGCCAACTCG GTGTTGAAGTTAGCCGAGAGCTTGATGAAGGAAATAGAGAGTCCTTATAAGATGTCAGCAAATATTATCAACCCTGTTGTTTTCAATGTGGCGCGTGTCGCCATGCTCTCCGCATTCTCAGCCGTTATAAGCGAGCTGCTTGGCTTCAAGCTCAAACTTCACAAAGTCAAAATGTAG
- the LOC137397370 gene encoding programmed cell death protein 7-like — protein MKKAADESMADVRHKIADVVRHKELIVSWTKLRSIRLRKRQSDDGDTSETFVDKMAALNKLLDERLELYKKEEKALKVMLEIEQEETLAKEARIARVRRQRQHDRLEKGRELWLFGSQVVPEELKAFHDYYTQAEESLDTFLQIRGEWDRFLVPEHVAEATRIPQGWVTPTEPSSELWQKYLKNHELTC, from the exons ATGAAGAAGGCTGCTGACGAGTCAATGGCTGATGTTCGTCATAAAATTGCTGATGTGGTGCGCCATAAGGAGCTGATAGTATCTTGGACTAAGCTCAGGTCGATACGCCTACGAAAAA GGCAATCAGATGACGGTGACACTAGCGAAACCTTCGTTGATAAGATGGCAGCACTAAACAAACTACTCGATGAACGCCTGGAATTGTACAAGAAAGAGGAGAAGGCCTTGAAG GTAATGTTGGAGATAGAGCAGGAGGAAACGCTGGCTAAAGAGGCGAGGATAGCAAGGGTGCGACGGCAGAGGCAACATGACAGACTCGAGAAGGGCCGGGAACTATGGTTATTTGGGTCTCAAG tgGTGCCTGAAGAACTAAAAGCTTTCCATGATTACTACACGCAAGCAGAAGAAAGTTTAGATACATTTCTGCAAATCAG GGGAGAATGGGATAGGTTCCTTGTTCCTGAGCATGTAGCTGAAGCCACTCGAATTCCTCAAGGATGGGTTACACCTACTGAGCCTTCATCTGAACTCTGGCAGAAATACCTTAAAAATCATGAGTTGACTTGCTAA
- the LOC137390856 gene encoding uncharacterized protein — translation MSDFVPKWCNSNSQRLLYPSNFASPPPFPPPFTPPPFAFQGHPQLHYHAASLPVTGQVPLLPSAFPSSNTEIVQPLPLHIDTAQDKVKLWMKTCKLSWPDVSHVKPPNCTDNLTLHTIKIILHKLNLHKLKFKASSSNKATITEPSDPEVSTSETSETHPSAMHTCLSSVDHSSSYRMEEIEKEMQSLLEVLEDRRTQEVVKSKIAAAQKRKASRLTTIMLIPLVVNVPCCYETRSAPSCSQMSPRLRRLNTQQRLWEQRRLEEEHKANQHKEIETWFDGLQETKRVWSQRFLLLDILKFCMVS, via the exons ATGTCAGATTTTGTTCCTAAGTGGTGTAATAGCAACAGTCAGCGGTTGTTATATCCTTCAAACTTTGCAAGTCCACCACCATTCCCTCCCCCATTCACGCCTCCACCATTTGCTTTCCAAGGACATCCTCAACTTCATTACCACGCTGCTTCACTACCGGTAACCGGCCAAGTTCCCTTGCTGCCCTCTGCATTTCCATCTTCAAACACA GAAATTGTTCAGCCTCTGCCTTTACACATAGATACTGCACAAGACAAAGTGAAATTGTGGATGAAAACTTGTAAGCTATCATGGCCTGATGTTTCGCATGTCAAGCCACCGAACTGCACTGACAACTTAACG TTACACACCATAAAGATCATCCTACACAAACTGAACCTTCACAAGCTGAAATTTAAAGCCTCTTCCAGTAACAAGGCTACGATAACAGAGCCCTCAGATCCTGAAGTTTCAACTAGTGAAACTTCAGAGACCCACCCTTCCGCCATGCACACCTGTTTGTCTTCCGTCGATCATTCATCATCATACAGAATGGAGGAAATTGAA AAAGAGATGCAAAGCTTACTCGAGGTATTAGAGGATAGAAGGACACAGGAAGTTGTCAAATCAAAGATAGCTGCTGCTCAGAAACGCAAGGCAAGCCGACTTACGACTATAATGCTGATACCTCTTGTTGTAAATGTTCCCTGTTGCTATGAGACACGTTCAGCACCTAGCTGCTCTCAGATGAGCCCTAGA ttACGTCGCCTCAATACGCAGCAGAGACTGTGGGAACAAAGACGGCTAGAAGAGGAACATAAGGCAAATCAGCACAAGGAGATAGAAACATGGTTTGATGGTCTTCAGGAAACCAAGCGGGTATGGTCTCAGCGTTTCCTCCTTCTGGACATACTTAAGTTCTGTATGGTTTCATAA